The genomic segment gccgcatgaagggacattaagctctcccttccaagctcccgcgtgctttcctcagcccagcacgggggcagggaggagcccttgGATGCTGTCTCCCCATCCCTGACCTGTCTGCATGGGTCTCTAGACTGTCAGCCCTTCAGGACAGACATTGTCTCTGTCTGCGTTGTGCTGCACCCAGTGCAACAGgtcctgatcctgactggagcctctgggcGCTGCCATAACATCAGTAGTGATAAGTAATCAGGGCAGGCCCCGCTCTTCCAAACCGGGCCCCGCCATCCCTGCCATCCTCTCAGCACACACCACCCCAGCTGGCACCCGGTACAACTATCCTGTTGAACCAACCCTAAGTGATACTAGGCTAGTGCAAACCAAGGGGTCAAATGCCCCTCCCAGAGAAGGGAGAGCCCGGCACCAGCTGGAAGCTGTTCTCCACCAGGCCATAACTTTATTCCTTCCAAGTCTGGGTAGTGGTAACCCAGCTGCTGATGGAGACTCTACACATTGGGGCTTGTCTGCCTGACACGTCATCGCCATGCTCTGCGTCTTTTCTCTTGCACAGGGCCTTGCTTGCGTGAGGGACATGGATGAGGCTGCCCTGAGGAAGGACATTGGCACCCTCTTCCCAGCACTCCACTCCATGGTAAGAGATGCTGGGATCACTCAGGCAAAATCCCGGGGCCTGTTGGCTTAAACTGGGTAGGCTGTGGGAAGAGCTGTCCCTGCctcatcctgttcccattgggggatggatcctagagaactctcctttggtttcttttcctcccactcaccccaccccctttgaccGGGAACATCATCATCCCGCACCTTGTTCCAACGCTCCACATCTTTGGTTCCTGACCCGTCAAACTCTGCTTCTACATGAGCCATGGCCCCCGAAGCCTCGGCGTCACTCATAGACTGATCCAGCTTGCTGGCCTGTTCTTTAGATGGGAATTAGAATCTgcctctccaccctcaccccttcaCTCTGCCATCCGAGGGCTTGGCCTGAGAGACACTTGATCTAGTTGGCCTTTGCTGGTGTTGCTTTCTTCCCCTAGGTGTGTCATCTCCccagagaggccctggaggaGCGGAGAGAGGCCCTGGACTCTCTGATCCATCTGGGTAAGAAACCCATTCACCTTTCCCAGAGAAGGAGATTTCCCAGAGCCTGCggaatttcagagcccaggcatagaactgtattcccttcccctttatgaTTCACTCACCCCAGTCTGattcactcctcttcctgcagctcgctTGTTCCTGGTGGAGCTGCTTGTGTTCCTGTTCAGGAGGCTGAAcaaggacgaggaagaggagaccTGTGCCAGTCTCTTCATTCTGGACCGGATAGTCCAATCCAACAGTAAGTGACCCCACAGCGAGGCCTTGTCTTTTGATGTCTTATGGCCTCTTGTGCAGTTAGCAGCGCTTAGCACTGGGCCTCATTGGGGTCATTTATACCTGTCTGCAGTAGATAATCCAagtcctgcagccagggccgtagcaacaaagaacgtggccccctccgaacggtggccccctccgaacagaTGTCCGGGCggagccccttacaatgcagaaactggaatgtggtatttattttgccacttttaggggcccccttccttgcggggccccctccggtcggagggtacggagagcgctcgctacgcctctgcctgcagcccctcagcCGATGCTGCGGCAATGAGAGAGGACAGTCACTGCTGGAACTGCAAGCGTGGGCAGATGCAGCTGGTTACCCAGGGGGTAACCTGCCAGGAGGGTCATGTAGGGACATTGAGGTTGCTCTAAGGTTCCTGAGATCTCAGGTCCCTGCACACCCCAGTTTAACATCAACCCTGCCGAgccgtgtgtctgtgtctcttacaGTTTCCGAAATGACGCACAATACCGAGAAGCTGTTCATAGCCCTGGGGCCACTCCTGCAGAGCACAAGCATACGGGTGAGTCTGGAACCATGGCCAACGCGGCCAAAGCTAGTGAATGTCTGCCTGCCAGTGCAGAGCCTGCCGGGACCCTGTGCATCGAAACACATGACCCATCAGTGCTCCATAGTgtagggcagaaggtgggggagagaatccctgcagggctccggctgcattGTCATCTCTGGGCTGCCTAGCAGTATTTCACCAAAGGATCCCAGcctggactgggaggggacaaGGTCCCTCCACACTGTGtgcaaatcatttctgtttctctctgggtCTGGCAGGTCAGAGAAGCCCTTGCTTATTTTATAAGGACAATGGGGGCGCATGGGCTCTTGGAGAAATCTGCCTCAAGACCCTTAATTGACTTCTTGGTGCGTCAGTGCACCCTGACCCTCGACAGCACGGTAAGAATCTGCAGAGACCTTGGTGACGGGAGTCCGTGAACAGGGCAGAACATGGGGTCAAGGGAtagggaaggggggcagctgcagatggggatGGGCAGGTGATGGGCAGCAAATAGGACTTGGGAAGCAGATGGAACTGGGGACGGCACCCTCCGTCTACTGATGGAAGATGATGACAAATAGAAGACAGTGTTTTTTCCTCCCAGCCCAttctctctgatccctctcccagttGCTAACCGGGCTCTGTCCCTTGCGCAGGGAGGGCAGGACCCCTGGCTTCCTCCTTCTCTCGCCTCACTGTGATCATCCACCTTAGGAGACTAAGCCATGATGGATCTGGTTTtcaccaggcagaggggtggagcctagaactggctccacacagaccctgggctggttatggcacagtcacagccagggttgcgccttttctcttcaagccccattttcaccccctgccatgcccacTAGAGTTACCGTGCCACGAAGCTCTCCACcgaatctaaatctccctggtgTCTCCCTTACTTCTCACcatcaggaggaagcagacggGAGGCGCACTATGGAGCTCGAGGtccgccagctctgctccagcaccctgcagtccctggctgactcccccagaatggccaatgtaagtgaccctgcccctctccattggaCACAGGCCTCTCTGTCTGAGCTTTTCGATGAGACAGGCCCCAACCAGACTTATTTATCTGAGCCTCCCCGCTCCAGAACATCATGGGGTTGGTTAAAATGGACCCCGGATCCGAGCTAGACCTGGGTCTTTGGAAAAGGGAACACTCACCGGCTGAGTGCCCCTGCACGCCAGCGTTTGGTGTCAAAGGGGCTCTTCCGCTCGAGTATCCCCTGTGGTCAGTCATGCTGGTTCTGCAGCTTCCATAGCTCAGTCCCTCTTCATTGGTTCTTCTGTTAACTTTTCCCTGGCTGTTACAGGCTGGGGTCTATACAGCCCATCACATTCTTGTTTTGCAAAAGCCAACCCTAGCCCAGGAGTTCCTGCCTCTCACCCACACTACCCTGGTGCCTACAGGAGAGTCCACTGAGCTGGGAGACACTACATCCAAATCTCATCTCTGCTGACTATTGCTTAGGTTTCCACACACTGCACAGACCTGATTACTGACCCAGGCGTCAGAACGCAAGCCTAAGCAGTCAAGTATTAgccagccccctccacacactgaaCAAATTAACAGCGAGGTTGCGCACGGTCACttcaggcagagctgagactagaagccACATTTCTAATAAGGTAGACCCAAGTATTGTGCACTCAGCTACACTGTCTTTCAGATTGAGCATGCCCAATATATGTGCTTTAGTTACTACAGGTGGGGATAGACACCCGGGGATTCCTGATCTCCACTCTTCTACAGTCTAGCAAAGAGTTGTGTAACCCTCTGGCACAGTGTGTGTTAAGTCCCCCTCTTGTCCACACAGCAGACAGCAATTGCGTCTGTGCTTCAAGTGGCGCAGGTCTGTGTGGGGATGTGAAGGGCAGAGCTCAAACCTCCCTGAGCGCCTGTCATGGTTTCACTTGATAGTATTGGGTTTCCTAGTCTCCTCTTTAATTATCAAGCTGGTGTATTGCGCTCCCGCCGTGAGAACACAGCCTTTCCCAGTGGGACTGGAGTTAGGAAATACTGTGCTGTCAATGACGATGCAACACTCAACAAAAGGCGGGGGGTCAGTCATGTGTCACGTGATTTGGTGCTGGAGGCAGACACTGATAGGTGTgaagggggaggaagtggggatcGCTGCATGGTTCAGGCTGGGTAGAGAGGTCTGGCTGGCGGTGGCGAGGCCAGGGGTCCTGTCTAgtgtaggaaagagagagctggtgcaggaagaggatatttccctactgagatggcttttctctgctctgcaggttttatggcctgggctgctccttcaactgagcccagcagcccatgggccagccctgcctctcctcctgcagacctCGGTCGGGGTGGTAAAGAggatgcaggaggaaggcaggctgcccttggcCAGGAGGTGCGGCAAGGCGAACAGAGGTGAGTCCCAGTATTTTATCCACCCGCTCTTAGTCCTTCTGTAGCGAGAGGCGTCTgcccccaggtggggtggggatcagctCTTGGCTCTGGTTCCGGCTCACTGCAAGGACACAGCCAGCCGTCAAGGGCGCAGGCAGAGCTCAGAGCCGAATGCAAAAGATCCCTCCAGAGCCTGATGGGATGCCCCCCCTTTCTGTTCACAGGGTGTCGGTCAAGCCCCAAGTCCACTctaccccaggagctgctggctcgGCTGCTGGTGAGTAACCCGCAGCCAGGAGGTTCCTTATGCTCAGTGGGAAGGGGCCGCTCCTGGAGCTGGCATGCAGTGTGTGGTGGCTCttctccccgcagcccccagaggagctggctcgtCACATTCCTCGCGTTCATTGCACATCAACCCAGCGCCTCTCGGCATTTAACAGAACCAGCGAGCTCTCTGAGCCAGCCACCTTCCTggctcccctgatcctggggctggaCCGGGTCCCCCAGCACCAGTTAGTGCAGCCCTCGGACGGCTCCAATAGAAGCCAGCTGGAATGAGCCCTTAGGGACTGTTGtgcaggccccctcctgcccccggcctccagcatcctcccttaccaaggggcagctggggatttCATTTATGGCCCAGCTGCCTCTTTTGGGCTGCTTCAAGCTCCCTTTGTGCTGCTCTAACCtaggccaaggatctggcccagcagCTGCCTGACGGCCTCTGGATAATCCTGTCTCCCTTCATCTgagctagagccagcccaggagtgagAGGATGGAAGGAGCCAATAGCTGGTCCATGGAGTGTCCCTGATCAACTGAAATATCCATCTCAATCCTGTCCTGCTTGTCAGCTCCAcctccctgctgtctccttccctccatcactgagctctccccctgcacctgtagGGAGCTCCCTTCTCACACTGCCTCGCAAGGGAGGGGTACAGCCACCTCTGCCTCTTTGTCCGCCAGATGCTCGGTGCGTCTTCGTTTATGACGGTGCAGGTCAGAAGGGCAGCCATGTTCCTCCTCTTCGAGCTGATGAGCATGTTCCAGGCCGGGTCGGGCCGGTTCTGGAATAACTACAAGACGGAAATGCTCCTCTACGTGGAAGGTGAGGTGGGAGTGTCTCCCCTTGCAGAAGCAAAGGGAGGGGACACCGTGATGGTgggctcagagagggagaggccagggcctcCCTCTGAATCCAGCATAATATGATGCTGTGACCTTGGAATCAGAGAGGATCACGTCAGGATCATATCccttggttcatctagcccagccccccatgcctaGACAGGAAGGATCCTTTCCAGGACCGTATCTAACCTTCATTCGACATCTCACACCCTAGGGAAGGATCATGGCAAGCAGAACTCCTGGGTATTTCACCTCAAGGGGTTTGGGTCTGAGGAGCATTGTTGTCCATCAGCAATTTGCAAAGAGCCATGGGTCCCCTCGGGGCCCGTGAGtcggcagctcctcc from the Chrysemys picta bellii isolate R12L10 unplaced genomic scaffold, ASM1138683v2 scaf1608, whole genome shotgun sequence genome contains:
- the LOC135980018 gene encoding maestro heat-like repeat-containing protein family member 1 → MPTRVTVPRSSPPNLNLPGVSLTSHHQEEADGRRTMELEVRQLCSSTLQSLADSPRMANVLWPGLLLQLSPAAHGPALPLLLQTSVGVVKRMQEEGRLPLARRCGKANRGCRSSPKSTLPQELLARLLMLGASSFMTVQVRRAAMFLLFELMSMFQAGSGRFWNNYKTEMLLYVEDHKTCFCQREWEQQLLQFLEDLLFFISDHTWLGCFITSIRRQLAYGDKRPGDKVSDLEGIGVQCLVQNSSR
- the LOC135980017 gene encoding maestro heat-like repeat-containing protein family member 1; this encodes MDEAALRKDIGTLFPALHSMVCHLPREALEERREALDSLIHLARLFLVELLVFLFRRLNKDEEEETCASLFILDRIVQSNISEMTHNTEKLFIALGPLLQSTSIRVREALAYFIRTMGAHGLLEKSASRPLIDFLVRQCTLTLDSTVRICRDLGDGSP